One stretch of Carassius gibelio isolate Cgi1373 ecotype wild population from Czech Republic chromosome B1, carGib1.2-hapl.c, whole genome shotgun sequence DNA includes these proteins:
- the LOC127948728 gene encoding cyclic AMP-responsive element-binding protein 1-like yields MTMEAGADVQQGGDTAVSETDTQQIATLAQVSMAAAQASATGPTVTLVQLPNGQTVQVHGVIQAAQPSVIQSPQVQTVQISTIAESDDSQESVDSVTDSQKRREILSRRPSYRKILNDLSFDAQSVPRIEEEKSEEDSAPAITTVTVPTPIYQTSSGQYIAITQGGAIQLANNGTDGVQGLQTLTMTNAAGAQPGTTILQYAQTSDGQQILVPSNQVVVQGDVQAYQIRTAAASTIAPGVVMASSPALPGQGGTEEVTRKREVRLMKNREAARECRRKKKEYVKCLENRVAVLENQNKTLIEELKALKDLYCHKSE; encoded by the exons ATGACCATGGAGGCAGGAGCAGATGTCCAGCAGGGCGGCGACACTGCAGTCTCAGAGACAGACACTCAGCAGATTGCCACCTTGGCGCAG GTGTCCATGGCTGCAGCACAGGCATCAGCCACGGGGCCCACTGTGACCTTAGTTCAGCTGCCCAATGGGCAAACGGTGCAAGTTCACGGGGTCATCCAGGCAGCCCAGCCCTCCGTCATACAATCCCCACAGGTGCAAACTGTACAA ATTTCTACCATTGCTGAGAGTGATGATTCACAGGAGTCAGTGGACAGTGTGACAGATTCACAGAAAAGAAGAGAGATCCTGTCTAGAAGGCCCTCATACAG AAAGATCCTGAACGACCTTTCATTCGATGCTCAATCAGTCCCGCGGATAGAAGAAGAGAAATCTGAGGAGGATTCCGCTCCAGCCATAACAACTGTTACCGTGCCAACGCCCATCTACCAGACAAGTAGCGGCCAGTACA TTGCTATCACTCAGGGTGGGGCGATCCAGTTAGCCAATAATGGAACAGATGGAGTTCAAGGGCTACAGACCCTGACCATGACGAACGCGGCAGGCGCTCAGCCCGGCACCACCATCCTGCAGTATGCACAGACCAGCGACGGCCAGCAGATACTGGTGCCCAGCAATCAAGTGGTTGTACAAG GAGATGTTCAGGCGTATCAGATCCGCACCGCAGCTGCTAGCACCATCGCTCCAGGGGTGGTCATGGCCTCCTCTCCTGCGCTGCCCGGCCAGGGAGGAACTGAGGAGGTCACACGCAAGCGGGAGGTTCGGCTTATGAAGAACAg GGAGGCAGCACGGGAGTGCCGCAGGAAAAAGAAAGAGTATGTTAAGTGTCTGGAGAACAGAGTGGCTGTGCTGGAGAATCAGAACAAAACGCTCATCGAGGAGCTCAAAGCTCTAAAGGACCTTTACTGTCACAAATCTGAATAA
- the LOC127948732 gene encoding charged multivesicular body protein 2b produces the protein MASLFKKKTVDDVIKEQNKELRGTQRQIARDRTALERQEKQLEMEIKKMAKTGNRDACKVLAKQLVQVRKQKTRSYAVSSKVTSMSTQTKLMNSQMKMAGAMATTTKTMQAVNKKMDPKKTMQTLQDFQKETAKMDMTEEMMNDTLDEIFEDSGDEEESQDIVNQVLDEIGIEISGKMAHAPSAARKQPSAAKSKADGISDEEIERQLKALGVD, from the exons ATGGCGTCGTTATTCAAGAAAAAGACCGTTGATG ATGTCATTAAAGAACAGAACAAAGAGCTGCGGGGAACGCAGAGACAGATCGCCAGAGACCGGACAGCACTGGAAAGACAGGAAAAACAGCTG GAGATGGAAATCAAGAAAATGGCCAAGACGGGGAACAGAGATGCCTGTAAAGTTTTAGCCAAGCAGCTTGTTCAAGTGAGGAAACAGAAAACACGTTCATATGCCGTCAGCTCTAAGGTCACCTCCATGTCGACACAAACCAAGCTAATGAACTCCCAAATGAAGATGGCTGGAGCCATGGCTACAACCACCAAA ACAATGCAAGCTGTCAACAAAAAGATGGATCCGAAGAAGACAATGCAGACCCTGCAGGACTTCCAGAAAGAGACCGCAAAGATGGACATGACAGAAGAGATGA TGAATGACACGCTGGATGAGATCTTTGAGGATTCTGGTGATGAGGAAGAATCTCAGGACATTGTGAATCAGGTGTTGGATGAAATTGGAATTGAGATCTCAGGAAAG ATGGCTCATGCCCCCTCAGCTGCCCGAAAGCAACCAAGTGCCGCTAAATCCAAAGCAGATGGGATATCAGATGAGGAGATTGAGAGACAGCTCAAAGCTCTTGGAGTAGActag